The sequence NNNNNNNNNNNNNNNNNNNNNNNNNNNNNNNNNNNNNNNNNNNNNNNNNNNNNNNNNNNNNNNNNNNNNNNNNNNNNNNNNNNNNNNNNNNNNNNNNNNNNNNNNNNNNNNNNNNNNNNNNNNNNNNNNNNNNNNNNNNNNNNNNNNNNNNNNNNNNNNNNNNNNNNNNNNNNNNNNNNNNNNNNNNNNNNNNNNNNNNNNNNNNNNNNNNNNNNNNNNNNNNNNNNNNNNNNNNNNNNNNNNNNNNNNNNNNNNNNNNNNNNNNNNNNNNNNNNNNNNNNNNNNNNNNNNNNNNNNNNNNNNNNNNNNNNNNNNNNNNNNNNNNNNNNNNNNNNNNAaagctgaaaagagttgaaatttgatttcaaagtgaaatggcttgagaaaagtgatttatggcttaaatgccggttttatgaatttgatgatgttgaatggtggaaatgctgtttgttatgggccggaatggctgtgtatgatattgatttatggttggttgccgaatgagttatgggccatatggctgattatgaattatgagtttaagccgaagggctgtatttattgataaattggctggttctggattgaaccatgagccggatggctgagatgaatgttgtatgtgaaaatgcttgtgttttctctctggttgtaagggtgacagggcaccgataccctctaatggtgacagggcgcagataccctctaatggcgatagggcacagataccctctaagGATAataatgcgcaacagagagactgtgtccgggttagctaccggacacgtcgggttagcttggtaaccgacagatgatatcatcagccactagggacaggcatgcatcatatgcatctatgtgaaattgtttgggtgtgcatattatacttggtttgcctatgtgaataattgctaattgttctacttgcaataactgtttgtttgtgcttgcatcttcctatttgtgtttgctactgggactctgttggactgtggtgattggttgatggttggactgtttgggcctagggccatggttgaaatgagatgaaccgatggttgatttcggttttatatttctggtttggaataaaatatgaaaggctgttttggttcagcatagataaatcgttttaaaaggcttttgagtttttaagaattgaatggttcctctttcagaaaagatttccgactttacttttattgtaaactattgtttttgaaaagaggcataagacggttattagtcactggtacggtttatcttcacgtattctattacagtaattcccaaaaaccctctactgagaaccctttcgaggatgatgttctcacccccctacatttttctcctttcaggatatgggcgtagaagttacgaagagtttatttagttgttgagatactctgtattgttttagttatagtttattgaaccctcgcctttatcttgatatatccTGTAAGAGgaataggaattgtattggttaatgcttgtaatattatatatgtatatgtatatatatggatgtaccctttatgagtttttgtaagttgtatggtatctatggatgtacgttattgAAAGAAAGTGTTTTCGGGAGTGgtgttgcggtttaaagttttaaacaggctcgtattttagtattaaatagtataaaagttatcgtaatgtccgaactatcagagtggTGTAGCCGGAAGtgtgaactttggtagttagggtgttacatagaaCCCATCTTGGCAACTCATTGTGTGACTCTTTCAAATTCCCATCAATATGCACAACTGCCTTCTGCTTAGCCAACCGCATCTTCCTATAACTCAATCTAAAACCAAAATTTGGCTTGGTGGCATTCTGTAGTACCTTAAATTTAATCAACATCACATCATCATCTCTGAGCATAAGAAAGATGAATGCATATatgacatgataatcaagctTTCTGTAGTCACTAGAAATCTTTATGGCCAGATATGTATGAAGTTCATTATACCTTCTGACCTCGCAAATATCCTTTCGCTGGTGAAGAGTGATCCGAATCAAGCATATGCaacctttttcaaatttcttacaCTTTCCATGGTACTTGACGTGATTAGACTCCAACGATATATACTCAACCCCACGATAGATGCTATAAGTCTTGACACTTAAAACAACTTCTTCTTTGCTCTAAAATCGTTGACTAACTTGGAACCCTGTTGGAGCTGATGTATCATGGATGCCAGGTTTAAATTTGAAAAGTGTAGTGGATATTGATGAGTTTCATAACTCGATGGTTAACCGGTCCACCCTGACCAACCGGAACATTCATCCCTATATCATCATCACTATCTTCAGCAATCATGGCGAGCTCCACATCATCGTCATCTCGCAATACATCTTCCACAGAATCTGGTTCTCCACCCTCCTTTGAAGCCAGTATCATCCTAGGAATATTTGTAATCGTAATCGCAAGCTTAACAAAAGAATGATTATCACcaaataaaagtaaagataaagagGCAACAACAGACACAGAACTAGAGGCTCCTGGAATTGCTACAGATTGAGGATCCCGATTCGATCCTCTTGAACCAGTGACCACATCTCCAAGCTTGGCCAACAGTTCATGGGTTCTCTCCTTAGAAAattgatgataataataaaacaaaactTGTGAATTTTCATCACTATCAATTACAAAGGAGCCGTACTTCACATCATTTATGCCTAGgcatttttagttgtttttaggCTTCTTTTTGAATAGTTTTCTTAGGTTTGAATCAAAGTTCTTATGTTTTTAAGTGAAGTTTTTATGACTAAGCATATGTTTGAAGTTGTTTTAGAATAACTGTGTTTTCAGGATTTATTTTCAAGTAATcgggataaaagaacaagaaaacaCAAGTACATTTCCAGGGAAGAAACACAAAGTTGGCGCCAGGCTTCAAGAGGCCAAGTCCAGTGCTAGCATAGGGGAGCCAACGCCAGAACATGTGCCCAATGGTGTGAATTTTGAAAACCACAAACAAACCAATAAGTGCACCGagttgtaccaagtaatacctcaggtgagtgagggtcgatcccacaagtaTTGATGGATCATGCAATAATtgttgagtgatttacttagttagacaagcaaaaaggggtgtttgagagttcaaattgcattaaacaatAATCAGAGAAATTTAGAATGCAAATAGTAAATTAGTTATGAAAATtatatgagaaaatagttaaggttttgaAGATATTTACTTTTCTGGATTAATAATTCTTATTAACCACTTCGATTATGCAAGGATTTAATCTATAGCAACTTTAAGTGATtagattccaattccttggtaatttaatTCTCCTCTAACTcaattaactgccaattccttggtcactcaATCTAATTAGAGGGTTTAAGTTCAAACCCTAGTTTATAGCCACACAAAACCCTAAAGATCCAAAGATGATataattatatgtcacgtatcataTAAAATTTAGATAATTAGAGAGTTCTGAAAATTCAGTTTCAAATTATTATTCAGGTGAaataacttttccaagattcaacaagaattcaatTTAGAAAAGAGATATTTTCTAGTACACTCTAATCCACGGCAACGACACCAAAAACTTGTGCAGATTTCGAAAACCACAAACTTACCGACAAGTGCACTgtgtcgtaccaagtaatacctcaggtgagtgagggtcaatcccacgaggattgatggaccaagcaacaatgattgaatgattcacttagtcagacaagcagaaaatggtgttttgggATTTAAAAGCAAAACAGTAAATTTGGTGTGAGAAATATATGAGAGAATAGTTAGGGTTTCAGAGGtatttatttttatggattaatatttcttaccaactattttaatcatgcaagatccAATTCATGGCAAGACCCTAATTGACTAAACCCTGattccttagtaatttagtctcctctaacctaatcaactgccaattccttggtcacttaatatagattaaagggttaagtccaattctagtttattagccacaaaattcctaattatccaaatataagaggattatatatcacgtatcccattaagtccaagTATttagtgatttaggaggaatTACTTTCAAGTTGTTATTCAAGTGagttaacttttccaagaatcaacaagaattcatgtagaacaagagttattttccaatatactcaaattcataagatgaagaacgaaagtaatccttgaatttaaatccatagaataattaaaatagagtgacaatagtattaatccatagaataaacagagctcctaaccttaacaaggaaggtttagttgctcatggctcaaAGAAAAACTTGGGTTGTAAAATGTGTGTAAAGTctagaatgaggtagaagagagaagagagagtccgaatctttttccttttatatctaacctaattttatttgaaaataaaatagaatataaaTTTTAAACCTAAAAGATTGTGTTTTGAAATactaattaccaaaaaaaaaaaataaaactaattactaaTGAGAATCTAAGCCAACGAAGCCTTCTTTAAGAATCATATTCGCGctactggcgctaaatgccagcgcCAACTTCACAGAATGGCTGCACGCTTTTCAAAGCAAGTGCGCGCTAAACGTCAGATGTGgctataagaaaaaaaaatatataaatgcaTTGGGATGATTGAATTTCGGAACATTAAGGACGAAGATGTATGTCACCTTCACTTTTTTTATGTTGACATTGCATTTGAGTTCTATAATAGGTATGCAAGGACAAGAGGTTTTAGTGCTCGAAAGAACAGGACTAGGAAGAGTCGTGCGGGCGTACTTAAGTTGAAGAACCTTGTATGTCATCGTGAAGGATTTAGCCCACAAAATAATTATGACACTGAAAACTGTAAGAAAAAAACCCACGCCATAGACAAGGTGTGGACGCAGTGCAATGATGAAGATTCGTCTAGATGTACCTGGTGGTCGttggattattttttatttttctgatgGACACAGTCATCTTCTTCTAAATTGAACGGATAGCTTCGTGGGAATAGATTCATGTCTGATGCTGATATTGGACACATGATTAACATCAGAAAGGGTGAGATTAGTGTTGGGCAGATATATCGGGCATTAGCAAATCAGGCAGGTGGCTATGAGCATCACGCAAAGAACATGTATAATAAAATAGCAAAACAGAGGTGCCAGTACCGGGTGATGCATATGCAGTTTTGAAGTATCTAGAAGATCAAGCAACAAATGACCCTTCTCTGTATTTTAATCTTCACATAGATGTCGATggtactttctgcaatttattcTGGTGTGATGGTCTCAGCAGGGCAGATTACTCAGTATTTGACAATGTGCTGGCTTTTGTTGCTACCATAAGAGGAACAAATATATGTGTCCATTGGTGGTATTTTCTTGTGTCAATCATCACAACCAAACAATTATTTTTGCTGCAGCTTTAATTTGCAATGAGGAAAAAGACACATATAGGTGGTTGTTACAACAATTGAAGGTGGCAATGAATGGGAAAGCACATGTTTTGGTTATCACGGATGGTGATCTATCAATGAAGTTCGCCATTGAGAAAGAGTTTCCTAATGAACATAATAGATTATGTGCATAGCAGCTGATTCGCAATGCAACAAGTAATATTGGCAAGCTCCAATTCACCTTCATATTTAAAAAATGTATGCTATGCGACTATGAAATTGATGTATTTCATCAAAAGTGATTTGAAATTGTTGAGAAATTTGGTGTTGAAAACAAGAATTGGATCCTAGATATGTATGAGGAGAGACATTTGTGGACAAATGCACATATAAGAGGAAAATTTTTTGCTGATTTTTGGACTACTTCTCAGTGTAAGGGATTGAACTCGATCATTGCAAAGTATGTCAATTCAAGGTATAATCTGGTTGAGTTCATTCAACACTTTAATCAATGTGTTGACCATACTCGGTGGAAAGAGGTCCAGGCTGACCTTGCATCTGTGAATGGGAAACCAGTATGCAAACATGTTTCGAACATTTAGAGAGGAGTGCTGCCAATGTTTACACTCTATCTATATTTCATCTGTTCCAACCAATCCTTGTACAAGATGCATCAATGAAGGTAATAAACATGAGGCAAGCTAGCTCTTATGTGATTTACTCTGTCGGTTTGGACCGAAAGTCAAATGAGATGTGGCATGCATTTTTTTCTTGACATTGAGATAGAGTTCAATTGTTCATGCATGAGAATGGAGTCATTTGGCATACCTTGTGAACATATAGTTTGTGTGTTAGTGTATAAAAATATAGATGAGTTGCCAAGGTAATTAGTCTTGCCTAGGTGGACCAAGACTGCCAAAGCAGGTTTACAAAACACGACTGAATTTAGGTGGGATTCTTTGATTCTAAGTCAATATCGTTGTTTGATGGACTAGTTTAGACAACTAGCTAACATTGCTTGCCAAGATAACAAGATATTTATCTTCACACGGAAAGTGGCTATGAATTTGTTAAAACAATTTAGGGAGGAAGATGCTACACAAAAAGAGTTGGCTAATGATGTAAATAGTGTGAAAACGGATGTGCAAGTGAATGCTTCTAGAGCTGGGCTTGCAACCAATGATATGGGACATGGTATTCCAAGGGACCCAAGAATATGTAGGACAAAGGGAAGTGCTGCACAATTCAATGAAAGAAAACATCGATGTGTTAAGTGTGGCATGGAGGGCTACAATCGAACAACTTGTCATGTTCGTCGAGACATTAATCGGTTAGAAGGCAATGAATTTGATATATTTGAGGATGACTTGGTTGATCAGGTGAACATTGAAGATGATGAAGTTGTAAGTATATAGTCAATAAGTTACAATAATATGTTATTTGCTTCTTATTAGCTAGTACTAATGATATTGTTTTGCTTATATTGTAGGTATATGATGAGAATATTCCGTATGATAGCAATGAAGTTGTTGTAATATGATATAGTTAATGGTTTAAGGTTGTAGAATCCTTTGTCTGAGTAAAAGCCTTATACTTACTACAAATACAGATATGTTGGTCTCAAGGAAGGAAAAAAAATGTCATTTTCATCCTTTGATTTTACATTTTTAAAATGTTACAATGAATTCTGCATTACCCTTTTTCAAGCAACAAGGGAATTTGATTTCTGGTTGCGTTGGGTGAGTGTTTTCAAGAAGAATGAGCCATTGATCTTATTTAgtgttctataatttttttttattttaatttttttaatggaAGCTTGAGGAGGAGAGAATTCCTGTATATTTTGAAGACTATTGTTTTATAGTTGACGTGTTTAATATCTTACATAAAGGATGATCAATTTTTGGCCTTTTACTTATGGTTAGGTACGTAGATCTTTAGCATTGTATAATTATAACGGGACAGTTCAAATATTGATTTATTTTATAATCATGAAAATTATTTAGGCATGGTTTCGTATAATAATAGGCAAGACAAGAATGTTTTAGTGTTTAGAGGAGAATTTAATGATAGTAGCATTTTTGGTGAATCGTTGATATGTTTATATTGTTTATATTGCACTTTAAATCTTTCTTGTTTGGTAACTCTTTTTTATAAGGGTATTTGCTATTATAAAGTAGTAAACTAATTCAGTCTATATAGCGATCGTTATATAGTCTTTAGCACTTACCACTTACAAGTCCAAACAGGGGGATTGAAAAAAAGTCATATTTACTACAAAATAAATTACTAAACAACTTCTTCTTAAAAGAATACTTTATCGGGTCATGCTTGTATAATACTATACCAAAACAATGATAATTAATGAGGTTTAGGAGTCAAAGAATGTTCTCTTGTATCACTAGTTGTTAAACTAATCATAATTATATTCAAGTTTGTATNNNNNNNNNNNNNNNNNNNNNNNNNNNNNNNNNNNNNNNNNNNNNNNNNNNNNNNNNNNNNNNNNNNNNNNNNNNNNNNNNNNNNNNNNNNNNNNNNNNNNNNNNNNNNNNNNNNNNNNNNNNNNNNNNNNNNNNNNNNNNNNNNNNNNNNNNNNNNNNNNNNNNNNNNNNNNNNNNNNNNNNNNNNNNNNNNNNNNNNNNNNNNNNNNNNNNNNNNNNNNNNNNNNNNNNNNNNNNNNNNNNNNNNNNNNNNNNNNNNNNNNNNNNNNNNNNNNNNNNNNNNNNNNNNNNNNNNNNNNNNNNNNNNNNNNNNNNNNNNNNNNNNNNNNNNNNNNNNNNNNNNNNNNNNNNNNNNNNNNNNNNNNNNNNNNNNNNNNNNNNNNNNNNNNNNNNNNNNNNNNNNNNNNNNNNNNNNNNNNNNNNNNNNNNNNNNNNNNNNNNNNNNNNNNNNNNNNNNNNNNNNNNNNNNNNNNNNNNNNNNNNNNNNNNNNNNNNNNNNNNNNNNNNNNNNNNNNNNNNNNNNNNNNNNNNNNNNNNNNNNNNNNNNNNNNNNNNNNNNNNNNNNNNNNNNNNNNNNNNNNNNNNNNNNNNNNNNNNNNNNNNNNNNNNNNNNNNNNNNNNNNNNNNNNNNNNNNNNNNNNNNNNNNNNNNNNNNNNNNNNNNNNNNNNNNNNNNNNNNNNNNNNNNNNNNNNNNNNNNNNNNNNNNNNNNNNNNNNNNNNNNNNNNNNNNNNNNNNNNNNNNNNNNNNNNNNNNNNNNNNNNNNNNNNNNNNNNNNNNNNNNNNNNNNNNNNNNNNNNNNNNNN is a genomic window of Arachis ipaensis cultivar K30076 chromosome B06, Araip1.1, whole genome shotgun sequence containing:
- the LOC107647129 gene encoding uncharacterized protein LOC107647129 codes for the protein MTYKERTHELLAKLGDVVTGSRGSNRDPQSVAIPGASSSVSVVASLSLLLFGDNHSFVKLAITITNIPRMILASKEGGEPDSVEDVLRDDDDVELAMIAEDSDDDIGMNVPVGQGGPSKEEVVLSVKTYSIYRGVEYISLESNHVKYHGKCKKFEKGCICLIRITLHQRKDICEVRRYNELHTYLAIKISSDYRKLDYHVIYAFIFLMLRDDDVMLIKFKVLQNATKPNFGFRLSYRKMRLAKQKAVVHIDGNLKESHNELPRWDISR